One Acutalibacter muris DNA window includes the following coding sequences:
- a CDS encoding biotin/lipoyl-containing protein, with protein sequence MRKYNVNVNGTAYEVTVEEIQGGAAAPAPVAAPAPAPAPAPAAAGSGEPVSAPMPGTLLDVKVSVGQAVKSGDVLMILEAMKMENEIMAPKDGTVTSVSATKGASVQSGDVLCTIA encoded by the coding sequence ATGAGAAAATATAACGTAAACGTAAACGGCACCGCTTACGAGGTAACTGTAGAGGAGATCCAGGGCGGAGCAGCTGCTCCGGCTCCCGTTGCCGCGCCCGCTCCTGCACCTGCTCCCGCACCTGCCGCCGCAGGCTCAGGCGAGCCCGTCAGCGCCCCCATGCCCGGCACCCTCCTTGACGTGAAGGTGTCCGTCGGCCAGGCCGTCAAGTCCGGCGATGTGCTGATGATACTCGAGGCCATGAAGATGGAGAACGAGATAATGGCCCCCAAGGACGGCACCGTTACCAGCGTCTCGGCCACCAAGGGCGCGTCCGTTCAGAGCGGCGACGTTCTGTGCACCATAGCCTGA
- a CDS encoding pyruvate carboxylase subunit B: MAKNPLKIMDTILRDAHQSQAATRMKLEDMVPILPLLDSVGYWSLECWGGATFDVCMRFLNEDPWERLRTLKKGLPNTKLQMLLRGQNLLGYRHYADDVVDAFVKKSIENGIDVVRIFDALNDPRNVQAAVSCVKKYGGWAEVAISYTKSPVHSEDYFVKLSMELEKMGADSICIKDMANLLLPYDAYSLVKKLKENVGVPIHLHTHNTTGTGDMTNLMAAQAGVDIVDCALSPLANGTSQPATEAMVATLQGTSRDTGLDMNKLSEAAAHFRGVAEKLDINPKVLKVDVNTLLYQVPGGMLSNLISQLKQANAEDKYYQVLEEVPRVREDFGFPPLVTPTSQIVGSQAVLNVLSGERYKMVSKESKGLLRGEYGQLPGTVNEEVRRKCIGNDEVITCRPADLLEPEMEKLRAECKEKGLGHSEEDTLSYALFPQVASKFFDWRDHPHPAEPASVAPAAPAAAPKAAPVANDNSPRALIVEDLTGGNF; encoded by the coding sequence ATGGCTAAAAATCCCCTAAAGATAATGGATACCATCCTGCGCGACGCGCACCAGTCCCAGGCGGCCACCCGCATGAAGCTGGAGGACATGGTGCCCATACTGCCCCTGTTGGACAGTGTAGGCTACTGGTCCCTGGAGTGCTGGGGCGGCGCGACCTTCGACGTGTGTATGCGGTTCCTCAACGAGGACCCTTGGGAGCGCCTCAGGACCCTGAAGAAGGGCCTGCCCAACACGAAGCTGCAAATGCTCCTTCGCGGCCAGAACCTTCTGGGCTACAGGCACTATGCCGACGACGTGGTGGACGCGTTCGTTAAGAAGTCCATCGAGAACGGCATAGACGTGGTGCGTATCTTCGACGCATTGAACGACCCCCGGAACGTCCAGGCGGCGGTAAGCTGCGTTAAGAAATACGGCGGCTGGGCCGAGGTGGCTATCAGCTACACCAAGAGCCCCGTGCACAGCGAGGACTACTTTGTGAAGCTTTCTATGGAACTTGAGAAGATGGGGGCCGACTCCATCTGCATCAAGGACATGGCGAACCTGCTGCTGCCCTATGACGCTTACTCTCTCGTTAAGAAGCTCAAGGAAAATGTGGGCGTGCCAATACACCTGCACACCCACAACACCACCGGCACCGGCGACATGACGAACCTCATGGCCGCCCAGGCCGGAGTGGATATAGTTGACTGCGCCCTGTCCCCCCTGGCAAACGGCACCAGCCAGCCCGCCACCGAGGCCATGGTGGCAACGCTCCAGGGCACCAGCCGGGACACGGGCCTTGACATGAACAAGCTCTCCGAGGCCGCCGCCCATTTCCGCGGCGTTGCCGAGAAGCTGGATATCAACCCCAAGGTACTGAAGGTGGACGTGAACACCCTTCTGTATCAGGTACCCGGCGGTATGCTCTCTAACCTTATCAGCCAGCTGAAACAGGCCAACGCTGAGGATAAGTATTATCAGGTGCTCGAGGAGGTGCCGCGTGTCCGTGAGGACTTCGGGTTCCCGCCCCTTGTCACCCCCACCAGCCAGATAGTGGGCTCTCAGGCGGTGCTGAACGTGCTGTCAGGCGAGCGGTATAAAATGGTCTCGAAGGAGAGCAAGGGCCTGCTTCGGGGCGAGTACGGCCAGCTGCCCGGTACCGTCAACGAGGAGGTCCGCAGGAAGTGCATCGGCAATGACGAGGTTATAACCTGCCGTCCCGCCGACCTTCTGGAGCCCGAGATGGAGAAGCTGCGAGCCGAATGCAAGGAGAAGGGTCTTGGACATAGCGAGGAGGACACTCTGAGCTACGCCCTGTTCCCCCAGGTGGCTTCAAAGTTCTTCGACTGGCGGGACCATCCCCACCCGGCTGAGCCCGCCTCTGTGGCACCCGCGGCTCCTGCTGCGGCCCCCAAGGCCGCGCCTGTTGCCAATGACAATTCTCCCCGCGCCCTTATCGTGGAGGACCTGACTGGCGGCAACTTCTAA
- a CDS encoding sodium ion-translocating decarboxylase subunit beta, producing the protein MEAIQNFLQSTGFAQVMNEPLQLVMILVACVLLYLAIVKKFEPLLLLPIAFGMLLTNLPGAGMYHSEIFANGQIDWAELGTGHGGLLDYLYLGVKLGIYPCLIFIGVGAGTDFAPLIANPKTLLLGAAAQLGIFITYVAARLTIFTGPEAASIGIIGGADGPTAIYTTARLAPHLLGPIAVAAYSYMALVPVIQPPIMKALTTKEERRIKMKQLRPVSKTEKILFPIIVTIFVSFMLPSAAPLVGCLMLGNLMKESGVVERLNKTVQNELMNIVTIFLGITVGATATAKNFLNPSTLLILCMGVIAFGLGTAGGVLLAKLMNVFSKEKVNPLIGSAGVSAVPMAARVSQVVGQKEDPSNFLLMHAMGPNVAGVIGSAVAAGVLMSLFG; encoded by the coding sequence ATGGAAGCAATACAAAATTTCCTGCAGAGCACAGGCTTTGCCCAGGTGATGAACGAGCCACTGCAGCTGGTGATGATACTCGTCGCCTGCGTGCTGCTGTACCTGGCTATAGTTAAAAAGTTCGAGCCTCTGCTGCTCTTGCCCATCGCCTTCGGTATGCTGCTGACGAACCTGCCCGGCGCGGGGATGTACCACTCGGAGATCTTCGCAAACGGCCAGATAGACTGGGCAGAGCTGGGCACAGGCCACGGCGGGCTTTTAGACTATCTGTACCTGGGCGTGAAGCTGGGCATCTATCCCTGCCTTATCTTCATCGGCGTAGGCGCGGGCACTGACTTTGCCCCCCTTATCGCCAACCCCAAGACCCTGCTTCTGGGCGCCGCCGCCCAGCTGGGCATCTTCATTACCTATGTGGCCGCAAGGCTCACTATCTTCACCGGCCCTGAAGCCGCCTCTATCGGCATCATTGGCGGCGCTGACGGCCCTACTGCCATCTATACCACCGCAAGGCTTGCCCCGCATCTTCTCGGCCCCATCGCCGTTGCGGCGTACAGCTATATGGCCCTGGTGCCGGTTATCCAGCCCCCCATCATGAAGGCCTTGACCACCAAGGAGGAGCGCCGGATAAAGATGAAACAGCTGCGCCCGGTTTCTAAGACCGAGAAGATACTGTTCCCCATCATCGTCACCATCTTCGTGTCCTTCATGCTGCCCTCTGCGGCCCCCCTGGTGGGCTGCCTGATGCTGGGCAACCTTATGAAGGAGAGCGGCGTTGTGGAGCGTCTTAATAAGACCGTCCAGAACGAGCTGATGAACATCGTCACCATCTTCCTGGGCATCACCGTGGGCGCTACGGCCACCGCCAAGAACTTCCTGAACCCCAGCACCCTGCTGATACTTTGCATGGGCGTTATCGCTTTCGGTCTGGGCACCGCCGGCGGCGTGCTGCTGGCAAAGCTCATGAACGTGTTCTCCAAGGAGAAGGTGAACCCCCTGATTGGCTCCGCCGGCGTTTCCGCCGTTCCCATGGCCGCCCGGGTTTCCCAGGTGGTGGGCCAGAAGGAGGACCCCTCCAACTTCCTGCTGATGCACGCCATGGGCCCCAACGTGGCCGGCGTTATCGGCTCGGCTGTTGCCGCGGGCGTCCTGATGTCCCTGTTCGGTTAA
- a CDS encoding GNAT family N-acetyltransferase, with amino-acid sequence MTLKAVRRVNEWDGPSMLKVYAPYTGTVKAPEKEPPELQDYIQRIDKYTYGLGWLLAEVDCQTVGFCHLTEDRNDPKNLFSVEFQLYVREDYIRRGVGTALWSLLRDMMEEGSRRRVFARVDRENQEALVFFKSMGFEECNTEDNIIILRYALTPKEENPERPTKPYLIDKFVYEAARERAAEFIRPAL; translated from the coding sequence ATGACTCTTAAAGCGGTACGCCGGGTAAACGAATGGGACGGCCCCTCTATGCTGAAGGTCTACGCCCCATATACCGGCACAGTTAAGGCCCCGGAAAAGGAGCCCCCGGAGCTTCAGGATTATATACAGAGGATAGATAAGTACACCTATGGCCTGGGCTGGCTTCTGGCCGAGGTGGACTGCCAGACGGTGGGTTTCTGCCACCTTACCGAGGACAGGAACGACCCAAAAAATTTATTCTCCGTGGAATTCCAGCTCTACGTGCGGGAGGACTATATCCGCCGCGGGGTGGGCACGGCCCTCTGGTCCCTCCTGCGGGACATGATGGAGGAGGGCAGCCGGCGGCGGGTCTTCGCCCGGGTGGATAGAGAGAACCAGGAGGCGCTGGTTTTTTTTAAGTCCATGGGCTTTGAAGAATGTAATACGGAAGATAATATAATTATATTAAGATACGCCCTCACCCCCAAAGAGGAAAACCCCGAGCGCCCCACGAAGCCCTATCTTATCGATAAGTTCGTCTATGAGGCCGCAAGGGAAAGGGCGGCGGAGTTTATAAGGCCGGCCCTATAA
- a CDS encoding OadG family transporter subunit: MPSFKLLEAAAAEPSFLQVVAMGLITVFVVLICLIIIIKVMGAIMAGAGKAAPAPAPAAPAAAAPAAAAAAPQPNKQQLVAAISAAIAEDMGGSVDHIRIHSIRKL, translated from the coding sequence ATGCCGTCTTTCAAGCTGTTAGAGGCCGCGGCCGCCGAGCCCAGTTTCCTGCAGGTGGTGGCCATGGGCCTTATCACGGTGTTTGTGGTGCTCATATGCCTTATCATCATCATCAAGGTCATGGGTGCCATAATGGCAGGCGCCGGCAAGGCAGCCCCGGCCCCCGCGCCCGCCGCCCCCGCTGCGGCTGCACCCGCGGCAGCAGCTGCCGCCCCCCAGCCCAACAAGCAGCAGCTGGTGGCCGCCATATCGGCCGCCATCGCCGAGGACATGGGTGGAAGCGTGGACCATATCAGGATCCACTCCATCCGCAAGCTGTGA
- a CDS encoding O-antigen ligase family protein, with protein MDISNLRKKLTGVGGGFLFAVMALQPPLDVLSYFMNEYGSTLITTALRAVLLFAVFVYGFIVETERRRYLIFGGVIAGFWLLHALNCFRLGYQDPLGDLGEYLKLVQFPLWTLAFTTLLQSCDGLESHISGALAVNFCTVLLVIGLSYLTGSPVYTYDSPSRGVKMGLLGWFSNHNGQSAIVCMLVIGLLLWAYHTRRVWIFTLASALGFTLLYFTGTRLAYYSAMLTALGLCFFVLISGGRMRLCCIPLAAALVLLVLFKGVSIMETRQTLTGESFQICQEPTDEIMGEYKDYVYDSREIPPEIEERITRVYEDVYGGLSFAGGTLLGDLLDRFGTERVMKAYNYTTKATTLYDGRTKKLKAMELLWEEQDAPTRLLGFERSNVAIGPNLYGPENDISALPYYYGYMGFALFIGFIGYIFLPIAISCVKNLQGLGSLLTVDFGAWLMLLVLGLGAGQLSGNVLQNPSASVYLSLAAAELCHITKAYGSGRLRARYERRQGLTIIQSPVIKGGG; from the coding sequence ATGGATATATCAAACCTAAGAAAAAAACTGACCGGCGTGGGCGGCGGTTTCCTGTTCGCCGTCATGGCCCTCCAGCCCCCGCTGGACGTGTTGTCATATTTCATGAACGAGTACGGCAGCACCCTTATCACCACCGCCCTGCGCGCCGTTCTGCTGTTCGCCGTCTTTGTCTACGGTTTTATTGTTGAAACCGAGCGCCGCCGCTATCTGATATTCGGAGGAGTCATCGCCGGCTTCTGGCTGCTGCACGCGCTGAACTGTTTCCGGCTGGGCTACCAGGACCCCCTGGGGGACCTGGGCGAGTACCTGAAGCTTGTGCAGTTCCCCCTGTGGACCCTTGCCTTTACCACCCTCCTTCAAAGCTGCGATGGCCTTGAAAGTCATATCAGCGGGGCCCTGGCCGTAAACTTCTGCACGGTGCTTCTGGTGATAGGCCTCTCTTACCTGACCGGCTCCCCGGTGTATACCTATGACAGCCCCTCCCGTGGGGTGAAGATGGGCCTTCTTGGCTGGTTTTCCAACCATAACGGTCAGAGCGCCATCGTCTGTATGCTGGTCATAGGCCTGCTCCTCTGGGCATACCATACCCGGCGGGTATGGATATTTACCCTGGCAAGCGCCCTGGGCTTTACTCTGCTGTACTTCACCGGCACACGGCTCGCCTACTACTCAGCAATGCTGACGGCCCTGGGCTTATGTTTCTTTGTCCTGATTTCCGGCGGGCGTATGCGCCTTTGCTGTATACCGCTGGCGGCGGCTCTTGTGCTGCTGGTACTGTTCAAGGGGGTATCCATCATGGAGACCCGCCAGACCCTTACCGGCGAATCCTTCCAGATCTGCCAGGAGCCCACGGACGAGATAATGGGAGAATATAAGGACTACGTATACGACAGCAGGGAGATTCCACCCGAGATAGAGGAGCGTATCACCCGGGTATACGAGGACGTTTACGGCGGGCTGAGCTTTGCCGGCGGCACCCTTCTTGGGGACCTTCTGGACCGCTTCGGCACAGAGCGTGTTATGAAAGCCTATAATTATACCACCAAGGCCACCACCCTTTATGACGGCCGCACTAAAAAGCTAAAGGCCATGGAGCTGCTCTGGGAGGAGCAGGACGCGCCCACAAGGCTTTTGGGCTTCGAGCGGTCGAACGTGGCCATAGGCCCTAACCTGTACGGCCCGGAAAACGATATCTCAGCCCTGCCGTACTACTACGGCTATATGGGGTTTGCGCTGTTTATCGGCTTTATTGGCTATATATTCCTGCCCATAGCCATAAGCTGTGTGAAGAATCTTCAGGGGCTTGGGAGCCTCCTAACAGTAGATTTCGGCGCGTGGCTGATGCTCCTGGTCCTGGGACTTGGGGCTGGGCAGCTGTCCGGCAACGTCCTGCAAAACCCCAGCGCGTCCGTGTACCTGTCCCTGGCGGCGGCAGAGCTATGCCATATTACAAAAGCCTATGGAAGCGGCAGGCTCCGGGCCCGCTATGAACGGCGGCAGGGGCTTACGATAATACAGAGCCCGGTAATAAAAGGAGGCGGATGA